One Niallia circulans DNA segment encodes these proteins:
- a CDS encoding NUDIX hydrolase, whose product MEKWDLYDKDRNKIEKQIMRGDEMAPDEFHLVVHVCIFNSKGEMLIQQRQPFKEGWPNLWDITCGGSAIAGDTSHQAASRELFEELGIHYNFDKLRPHLTINFERGFDDYYLIEYDIDLNELTLQAEEVQAAKWATKEEILKLIEQRKFIPYYESIIAFLFEGRQQYGSIRL is encoded by the coding sequence ATGGAAAAGTGGGATTTATACGATAAGGATCGTAATAAAATCGAAAAACAAATAATGCGTGGAGATGAAATGGCACCAGACGAGTTTCATTTAGTAGTACACGTCTGTATTTTTAACTCAAAAGGAGAAATGCTCATTCAACAGCGTCAGCCCTTTAAGGAAGGATGGCCGAATCTTTGGGATATCACTTGTGGCGGGAGTGCCATCGCAGGCGATACAAGTCATCAGGCTGCTTCAAGAGAGCTATTCGAGGAGTTGGGAATTCATTATAACTTTGACAAGCTTCGTCCACACCTTACTATTAACTTTGAACGGGGCTTTGATGATTATTATTTAATAGAATATGACATTGATCTAAATGAATTGACGTTACAGGCTGAAGAGGTACAAGCAGCAAAATGGGCCACTAAAGAAGAAATCTTAAAGCTAATCGAACAAAGAAAATTTATCCCTTATTATGAGAGCATCATTGCGTTTCTGTTTGAGGGGCGACAGCAATATGGGTCTATTCGTCTTTAA